The Tamandua tetradactyla isolate mTamTet1 chromosome 23, mTamTet1.pri, whole genome shotgun sequence genome includes a window with the following:
- the NMRAL1 gene encoding nmrA-like family domain-containing protein 1 isoform X2 has product MADKKLVVVFGATGAQGGSVARTLLDDGTFRVRAVTRNPGQRAARALRLQGAEVVRGDQDDPASMEQALSGADATFIVTNYWEHLSREQEVKQGKLLADLAKRLGLSYVVYSGLENIAKLTGGKLAAGHFDGKGEVEEYFRDIGVPMTSVRLPCYFENLLSYFLPQKAPDGKSYLLSLPMGDVPMDGMAVMDLGPVVLSLLQMPGEYIGQNIGLSTCRHTVEEYTALLSKHTGKAVHDAKTTPEEYEKLGFPGAQDLANMFRFYAMRPERNIELTLRLNPKARTLDQWLEQHKGDFAGL; this is encoded by the exons ATGGCGGACAAGAAACTGGTGGTCGTTTTTGGAGCCACAG GTGCCCAGGGCGGCTCAGTGGCCAGGACGCTCCTGGACGATGGGACGTTCAGGGTTCGTGCGGTGACCCGGAATCCTGGACAGCGGGCGGCGAGGGCGCTGAGGCTGCAAGGGGCAGAAGTGGTGCGGGGAGACCAGGACGACCCGGCCAGCATGGAGCAGGCCCTGAGTGGGGCTGACGCCACCTTCATCGTCACGAACTACTGGGAGCACCTCAGCCGGGAGCAGGAGGTCAAGCAG GGAAAGCTGCTGGCTGATCTGGCCAAACGCCTGGGCCTCTCCTATGTGGTCTATAGTGGCCTGGAGAACATTGCGAAGCTGACAGGTGGGAAGCTGGCAGCCGGCCACTTCGACGGCAAGGGGGAGGTGGAGGAGTATTTCAGGGACATTGGCGTGCCCATGACCAGCGTGCGGCTGCCCTGCTATTTCGAGAACCTCCTCTCCTACTTCTTGCCCCAGAAAGCCCCGGATGGAAAAAGCTACTTGCTGA GCTTGCCCATGGGTGACGTCCCCATGGATGGGATGGCCGTGATGGACCTGGGTCCCGTGGTGCTCAGCCTACTGCAGATGCCAGGGGAATACATCGGACAGAACATTGGGCTCAGCACCTGCAGGCACACCGTGGAGGAGTACACCGCCCTGCTCTCCAAGCACACGGGCAAGGCCGTGCACGATGCCAAG ACAACTCCCGAGGAGTATGAGAAGCTGGGCTTCCCTGGGGCCCAGGACCTGGCCAACATGTTCCGCTTCTACGCCATGAGACCTGAGCGCAACATCGAATTGACCCTGAGACTCAACCCTAAGGCCAGGACCCTGGACCAGTGGTTGGAGCAGCACAAAGGGGACTTTGCTGGGCTGTGA
- the NMRAL1 gene encoding nmrA-like family domain-containing protein 1 isoform X1 — protein MADKKLVVVFGATVPARFSRVFPGGLAHFAGAQGGSVARTLLDDGTFRVRAVTRNPGQRAARALRLQGAEVVRGDQDDPASMEQALSGADATFIVTNYWEHLSREQEVKQGKLLADLAKRLGLSYVVYSGLENIAKLTGGKLAAGHFDGKGEVEEYFRDIGVPMTSVRLPCYFENLLSYFLPQKAPDGKSYLLSLPMGDVPMDGMAVMDLGPVVLSLLQMPGEYIGQNIGLSTCRHTVEEYTALLSKHTGKAVHDAKTTPEEYEKLGFPGAQDLANMFRFYAMRPERNIELTLRLNPKARTLDQWLEQHKGDFAGL, from the exons ATGGCGGACAAGAAACTGGTGGTCGTTTTTGGAGCCACAG tacCCGCGAGGTTTTCTCGGGTGTTTCCTGGAGGCCTTGCCCACTTTGCAGGTGCCCAGGGCGGCTCAGTGGCCAGGACGCTCCTGGACGATGGGACGTTCAGGGTTCGTGCGGTGACCCGGAATCCTGGACAGCGGGCGGCGAGGGCGCTGAGGCTGCAAGGGGCAGAAGTGGTGCGGGGAGACCAGGACGACCCGGCCAGCATGGAGCAGGCCCTGAGTGGGGCTGACGCCACCTTCATCGTCACGAACTACTGGGAGCACCTCAGCCGGGAGCAGGAGGTCAAGCAG GGAAAGCTGCTGGCTGATCTGGCCAAACGCCTGGGCCTCTCCTATGTGGTCTATAGTGGCCTGGAGAACATTGCGAAGCTGACAGGTGGGAAGCTGGCAGCCGGCCACTTCGACGGCAAGGGGGAGGTGGAGGAGTATTTCAGGGACATTGGCGTGCCCATGACCAGCGTGCGGCTGCCCTGCTATTTCGAGAACCTCCTCTCCTACTTCTTGCCCCAGAAAGCCCCGGATGGAAAAAGCTACTTGCTGA GCTTGCCCATGGGTGACGTCCCCATGGATGGGATGGCCGTGATGGACCTGGGTCCCGTGGTGCTCAGCCTACTGCAGATGCCAGGGGAATACATCGGACAGAACATTGGGCTCAGCACCTGCAGGCACACCGTGGAGGAGTACACCGCCCTGCTCTCCAAGCACACGGGCAAGGCCGTGCACGATGCCAAG ACAACTCCCGAGGAGTATGAGAAGCTGGGCTTCCCTGGGGCCCAGGACCTGGCCAACATGTTCCGCTTCTACGCCATGAGACCTGAGCGCAACATCGAATTGACCCTGAGACTCAACCCTAAGGCCAGGACCCTGGACCAGTGGTTGGAGCAGCACAAAGGGGACTTTGCTGGGCTGTGA